The nucleotide window GTGGTGGTGGCCGTCTTGCCGGGCAAGAACGGCATCGTCTGCCTCTCGCGCGAGTCGATCAGTCAGTACCACGACGTCGCGGTCAGCAAGACCAAGCATGGTATCCGCCTGTCGAGGGTGGCTGATCTGACCGGCCATACTGTGGTGGCTTGGCAAGATGCCTACCGCAGTCTCGGCCCGGAGGTGCTTGGCCTTTACGCGCCGAGCGTGCGCGATAGCCGGCGCTACGCCGAAGTGGGTGACCAAGCCCAACAGAATCGGCTGTTCTGGCTGGATCGCTACGAAGTCATGCTGCTCGATCAGCGCATCTTTACCTGGTATCGCCGCGAACTGGCGCAAGAGTTCGACACCCGCGAGCCGGTGACCGTGCACGACCTGTTCCCCAAAGTTACCCCCTACTACGTGGCGTTCCGAGATTGCGCCCTGCGTGATCGCTTCGATGCCCGGCTGCGGCGCATGAAGGCTGACGGCCGTTACCAACAGATTCTTGACCGCTATCTGGGTGAACCATGATTCCTGAATTCACGACCCTGTCCATCACGCTCGATCAGCATGTTGCCGAGATCGCGCTGAACCGCCCCAAGCGCGCCAATGCCATGAACGAAGCCATGTGGCGCGAGCTGCGCGAGGCTATGCAATGGCTGGACGCTGAGCCCACGGCGCGCGTGGCGATCATTCGCGGCGAGGGGGCGAACTTCTGCTCGGGGATTGATCTGGAAATGCTGATGGGTGTGCAGGCGCGCATCCAGGATGACTGCCAGGGCCGGCAGGCCGAGAAGCTGCGGCGACTGATCCTGGATTTGCAGGACAGCCTCACCGCCATCGAGCGTTGCAGCAAGCCGGTGATGGCCGCTGTGCATGGCCGTTGTATCGGCGGCGGCCTCGATCTGATCGCTGCGTGCGATCTGCGCTATGCGAGCAGCGAGGCGCTGTTCTGCCTGAAGGAAGTGGATCTGGGCATTGTGGCTGACGTGGGCGTGCTGCAACGGTTGCCCAAGATCATCGGCGATGGCCATACGCGCGAACTGGCGTACACGGCGCGTGAATTCAGTGCCGACGATGCGGCGCGCATGGGCCTGGTGAGCCGTAGCTTGGCCGATGCCGCGAGCCTGCTGAGCACGGTGCGCGAGATCGCCGCGCAGATTGCCGCCAAGCCGCCTCTCACCGTGCGTGGCGTGAAGGAAAACCTTAACTACGCGCGCGACCACAGCGTGGAGGAGGGGTTGCGCTATGTGGCCACCTGGAACGCGGCGATGTTGCTGTCTAATGATCTGCAGACCGCGGCGATGGCCATGGTTACAGGCACCGCGCCCAAGTTCCGCGATTAAGGCTGGTTGCCTGGCCCGCTCAGGGTTTGGACAGTGCCCACATCAGGCCGCGACTCAGCATGGCCGGGAACAGGGTGGCGTGGTCTTCGTCCTGCAAGACCGTGGCCTGCAAATCCAGCCCTTGGTAGCGATGCGACTGGATCTGGCGGACGAAGTCGCGCTGGTCGCCGACCATGTCGGTGTCTTTGTTGTAGCGCGGCCCTTTGCCCGGTGTTTCATAGCTGCCGATATACATCCGCACCTTGGCGGGTAGACGCTTGTGTGCGTTTGCGTACTGCTGTTCGGCAGCAAAGAAATAGCGGTTATCGAACCACAAGGACGCGCTGCCCAGGATGT belongs to Chitinimonas sp. BJYL2 and includes:
- a CDS encoding ABC transporter substrate-binding protein; its protein translation is MCRPALILLLAMLLPAGAAPLQVVLGMGRPPYVFERDGRGQGIETDAVLAALQDERRVIVTRHLPNARFALALADTSVDVVVAVLPGKNGIVCLSRESISQYHDVAVSKTKHGIRLSRVADLTGHTVVAWQDAYRSLGPEVLGLYAPSVRDSRRYAEVGDQAQQNRLFWLDRYEVMLLDQRIFTWYRRELAQEFDTREPVTVHDLFPKVTPYYVAFRDCALRDRFDARLRRMKADGRYQQILDRYLGEP
- a CDS encoding crotonase/enoyl-CoA hydratase family protein; amino-acid sequence: MIPEFTTLSITLDQHVAEIALNRPKRANAMNEAMWRELREAMQWLDAEPTARVAIIRGEGANFCSGIDLEMLMGVQARIQDDCQGRQAEKLRRLILDLQDSLTAIERCSKPVMAAVHGRCIGGGLDLIAACDLRYASSEALFCLKEVDLGIVADVGVLQRLPKIIGDGHTRELAYTAREFSADDAARMGLVSRSLADAASLLSTVREIAAQIAAKPPLTVRGVKENLNYARDHSVEEGLRYVATWNAAMLLSNDLQTAAMAMVTGTAPKFRD